A region from the Benincasa hispida cultivar B227 chromosome 8, ASM972705v1, whole genome shotgun sequence genome encodes:
- the LOC120083627 gene encoding F-box protein At5g46170-like yields MSSLRLDLTSKIYPEPDSLFSLNSASISTSCCIDHFDRLPDSLLLLIFNKIGDVKALGRCCVVSRRFHCLVPQVENVVVRVDCVISDDESSSSSSSSGKSRGPFFNIFRFVFGGIVKPLQALGQFLGQTRPSSSLASSSSSTSSLAVGTEEDGEIDQGGVTHHSPTQVLKNFNEIRFLRIELPSGELGIDDGVLLKWRADFGSTLDNCVILGASSVIHPGSIKPSIAQDNGTDIAQDNGTDGGFCIGNGGASDDNGSIPESFYTNGGLKLRVVWTISSLIAASARHYLLQPIIADHKTLDSLVLTDADGQGVLCMNKDQLEELRVKPLSASSASKRTLVPALNMRLWYATHLELPNGLILKGATLVAIRPSEQSAAKKDVSDCSWASTAFEEPYRTAAKMLVKRRTYCLEMNSF; encoded by the coding sequence ATGTCGTCTTTGCGCCTAGATCTGACATCTAAGATCTACCCAGAACCTGATTCTCTGTTTTCTCTTAATTCCGCTTCCATTTCCACCTCTTGTTGTATCGACCACTTTGATCGTCTTCCTgattcccttcttcttcttattttcaACAAGATCGGTGACGTGAAGGCTCTTGGTCGATGCTGTGTTGTTTCTCGAAGGTTTCATTGTCTTGTGCCTCAAGTGGAAAACGTTGTTGTTCGTGTGGATTGTGTTATTTCCGATGATGaatcgtcttcttcctcttcctcctctGGTAAATCTCGTGGccctttttttaatatttttcgcTTTGTATTTGGTGGCATTGTTAAGCCCCTTCAAGCGTTGGGCCAGTTTTTGGGTCAGACACGACCGTCTTCCAGTTTggcctcctcttcttcttctacctcCTCTCTTGCGGTTGGAACCGAAGAGGATGGTGAAATTGATCAAGGTGGGGTGACCCATCATTCCCCAACTCAAGTTCTCAAGAATTTCAACGAGATTCGATTCCTCCGGATCGAGCTTCCGAGTGGGGAATTGGGTATTGATGATGGGGTATTGTTGAAATGGCGAGCCGATTTCGGATCCACTTTGGATAATTGTGTGATTTTGGGTGCTTCTTCGGTGATTCACCCTGGTTCTATTAAGCCTTCAATTGCTCAAGATAATGGGACTGATATTGCTCAAGATAATGGGACTGATGGGGGGTTTTGTATTGGCAATGGCGGTGCTAGCGATGATAACGGAAGTATACCCGAATCCTTTTATACAAATGGAGGTCTAAAATTGAGAGTCGTATGGACGATTAGTTCGCTTATTGCAGCTTCAGCGAGGCACTATTTGCTGCAACCAATAATAGCAGATCACAAGACTTTGGATAGTTTGGTTCTTACTGATGCGGATGGACAAGGGGTGCTTTGTATGAACAAAGATCAACTTGAGGAGTTGAGAGTGAAGCCCCTGTCTGCTTCTTCGGCTTCTAAGAGAACTCTTGTACCAGCTCTGAATATGAGACTTTGGTATGCCACACACTTAGAATTGCCTAATGGGTTGATACTGAAGGGCGCTACACTAGTTGCTATCCGCCCCAGTGAACAGTCTGCGGCGAAAAAGGATGTTTCTGATTGCTCTTGGGCTTCAACTGCTTTTGAAGAACCATATAGGACTGCTGCAAAGATGTTGGTGAAGAGGAGAACGTACTGCCTTGAGATGAACTCTTTCTAA